The Bradysia coprophila strain Holo2 chromosome IV, BU_Bcop_v1, whole genome shotgun sequence genome includes a region encoding these proteins:
- the LOC119066269 gene encoding uncharacterized protein LOC119066269 isoform X2, whose translation MASTGDDSLPSCLNDPNFAVICAFLQKFSTKLNVVYPNFSDLQKMIENTDEVAEDLKNLIVKLLRKTRKTVHNEKWEHALAKFCYSYSSQDAWEIERFGFKKANLSVKLRVIKEVLESQFERNLKFKTELNLLSAEELRSQPLGKDKLGNAYWSTMDVDLNLRIYQEHLDEDIWKICAHSRDELAKLIACLKGNELVMPSLVGLVDEDSNSMPQEKLDALKNGDIDSDEQNKDPAKSAVEKAKPADKIGTEEELSDEENESNISEMDVSSQDASECSTSITDLKIKAPVVEKVPPIVVTKTGTNKTTSKSESSSSKLPSKRRLESDSGEESASKVPKIQRPTLLSKNKTIKTNKFAHLEGDDDDRDDDEEDDDSEEEEEEEEEEEEDEEDGSGTEDETDDEDVGEEIEEPVMHIKGLGSGAANEGTFLDQMNMNEESDVGEAIEEEVIYVVGDGSGAENEVGNPEKKPGSDKPMFFFGQAGCLKLSPIKHPNLQKVDNNLENSVKTSDLFNDVSTVADGGQSSTSISETQPNSQSVANDESPIQKTNENDIDVAKTSQESNIESDNSRGNNAVSELIKSEESEIQNSKVLDVLEVTDSNIEKVESNVSTSSEHEEPVAMNSDKTEDIQPLVCEKKDLALDNIEPVDHESTTIESSTPENIEVGEKQDYAPETEHAGSQSTTVENSDPQNIELAVGEKEDCAPETELAGAQTTTVENSTTEIIEPAVGEKEDCTPEMEHVDPQTTTVEHSAPENTDQAAGEKEDCATEIEHVGPQTTTVEHSSPETVDLAVGEKEDCASETKYVGPQTTTVEISTSENIELAVGEKGDGPTKTELPTINDNTRSEDVASSSDIPSNESIDDSTLENAITADDKSAETLETLPQPIQLSTTSHESIHQDISEASSEQTVCPKSDNANRPDEPMEIDRPTPSEDIDKPLGTPDTMQQSEDVENSNIEPSESVESNGATKDVDAVPESKTENIIKSECAVKSDETSTVSNDDLVCESEPTLIEEDSKVESCPTEGGNSADMLTVEEGANLSTIQTTTEVKEASATSEDNVCTSTAVNESFSTSELKETSNTSEIGTSENTVEDEATTKDKTTSLINPPETHSCDSKVESLVIDSGSCSEYLSPSASEMVSKDKEVHANLDTAPVLSLNKELEYEQQTSQSNTEAEDTHYNTPAPENFASLNVTDQSDEIASEPVIDHLTPDVTSISTPSFDDQDNRTNDSLLNDESESIEAPPDISNKEIGKFQIFNRKVAEDPLNVKPEQSDEAPKLQYEGSEETKTPLVITQPVMSEVPPVVNIPVSTDSNKESKSNETTTATTTTTSSSLMQDTSDKVELASPPLIKPSIGEMVNSKPEPQFPISFKNTPINNRKRPLTSKNDFDTDESSSETSSEEVEVKRQKTKPKFSHLAARKNAEIKRKATQIDCSTDEDEPVNKVQLKIISTELSKIENAAKQKKMVNDRSPLKIAKDNDPIADSKESVPVAENETIFRNNMLEPICLTTSKIVPVVECTTNQMTEKNFVPEGIKATAFVGNPSVSKTLTSTLDVGISMDVEESKELIQSQDEMETVADTIEEAKPKEAVTALEELKGAKNLKTADKNVKVEVKSENAVTEAILSVKEDKSKTEIQSIPVTSDVKPACNVNMTQENESKAKAKSNDETRSSIGPQNEIATKAETTTKQEVQKAVEVKSEQKAEVNVNTVSREKAETKTEEPNVSQVKTLPEPEITMVETKPSRPGPKSKKPGFVPTNVTVSALDTSPTVDIPKDDNVSKSQPEPVQTTTRSRTTRAVAANQPSSDSSVPEPTTQKPTPKATTPPTTKPVPAKPANVQPKKTAKAKPPPKPKAPKKQTAPPAPKKESKPATTETSATKKETPRKRTLMGLTVDDNAILATNDGETPVRQSRRIAQIKIKEEAERRKEEEMALKQMKAAASEKKKKVVDETYTVKSESDASEDDSEQKLEMKKKNKKKVKGANPWQTDSDHESDVSEEEHYESDHKLVFDKSDHEFSPESDIEDESQIVQTKRARTAQKDDEHEIIDDGYACQKCNKHDHPEWILLCDKCDKGYHCSCLVPMLFIIPEGDWFCPPCQQDKLIETLESQLQNLDKELKVKELEEIKRQRAAFTSISVANVVPDEPDDEETEYQKPKSVRKRPTTNRRRRRNNDRSSSGSGSSSSSESSRSGKSGSSSSATNSSDDEPIYKLRKRRQTNVSYRFNEYDDLINSAIKKEMDTAEGAGNLGRGKDISTIIEADKEEKRIKQMEEDDDDENEDDAKESETKPEDADESKTKSESNTKASDSDSEPIRKTLKRPLNNKMKKKHRKLNSLDIESEDDGSDDDFRTSSLSDDEEDENFSAESESDSSLEIYRNRKNKKHETRRSVRSRKKRFDDAFINDSDGDDLDEPKVTRKKKKIEDSDFSDENESTDEDAEEDVDSEDLCDSTDSNESDRGWRSKKAKKPKPKKPVTDNSSVSKPAPKKKVKKVEDTAFRAGIPKSKGKSISDESDDEDVQAKSRRTRGKKLTYLNLLDEFESSDSDGIKPGVKRPDTPPEERAAFIKKQEEIKRMLAEKNTEAAAALAAPKLTGSTPEKIRRPPAGPVDSLSTIPRSIIQNAKALDPDYKKGKDSDDTDGFDDDLPDDFDAEGMDEDEIAKMMEEEDFAQQQLKAVGERVRKMKEAELLLNKKKEAAKASEPAVITPTVPVTVPAGPVNIPAHLASPPSLVVSPSSFSPRPSMPMPHIIRPPHSSPLSPGNVQHMQPHPVHHPQHSPHGSQHLPMHPHLPPHGPHAPHLITSLNQPHPSHQMVRGPPHHLLHPSQHPMQHFNPLQRHPMQLTQPPHISPNSQQSHMPHRPMHPSIRSHHPLQMHPSQMQSHPPPSMVVDYPGDSKMMKLTKSGVEPKKRGRKSKAELQAIEQAKGISAPDPSTSIGSSLLQHPTHAPGQEPIIPTTVLAVQNTRLIDPSELGPPGAGASEVKKRGRRKKFTPLRESLNKSAPEPPIGLEPKTNPILAERLGMQDIRSNLSIATPPQLFSPSAVSQPSVITRLPRPPLGSPYGPGGPAQQRFYPPQAGQPPVSIAQSTRIPFSPHGPPPPLTSSPVTSSNGGPPTNHYVQSEQMSRLPSPHSGHFRSPAPAHFSGPPSNYQSAPGMPALIHRSGLQPIEGASSTPQDYSTPSVPIPYAASYGTYYPPHHSAPVEHRAQPPPPTTVPSTVAPANSSFEQFDNAKNTPPHDRATPNAYQSPSTDEPAASSSEFSGLVSYFSSQQDDLET comes from the exons ATGGCGTCTACGGGAGACGATTCGCTGCCTTCTTGTTTAAATGACCCAAATTTTGCTGTTATTTGTGcatttttacagaaattttccACCAAATTGAACGTCGTCTACCCCAATTTTAGTGATCTTcagaaaatgattgaaaatactgaCGAAG TTGCCGAagatctgaaaaatttgattgtgaAACTGCTTCGCAAGACCCGAAAAACGGTTCACAACGAAAAATGGGAACATGCATTGGCGAAATTCTGCTACAGTTACTCATCGCAAGATGCATGGGAAATCGAACGCTTCGGATTCAAAAAGGCTAATCTTTCCGTCAAACTTAGAGTAATAAAG GAGGTGCTTGAATCTCAGTTCGAACGAAATCTGAAATTTAAAACGGAATTGAATCTCTTAAGCGCCGAAGAACTGCGCAGTCAGCCGCTCGGAAAAGACAAATTGGGCAATGCCTACTGGAGCACCATGGATGTTGACTTAAATTTGCGTATTTACCAGGAGCATTTGGACGAAgatatttggaaaatttgcgCCCATAGTCGTGATGAGTTGGCTAAGCTGATCGCTTGCTTAAAAGGAAATGAGTTGGTGATGCCGTCTCTGGTCGGTTTGGTTGATGAAGACAGCAACAGTATGCCGCAGGAGAAATTAGATGCATTGAAAAACGGTGATATTGATAGCGATGAACAGAACAAGGATCCCGCTAAATCCGCTGTGGAGAAGGCGAAACCAGCTGACAAAATAGGAACCGAAGAAGAACTCTCTGACgaagaaaatgaaagcaaTATTTCGGAAATGGATGTATCGTCTCAAGATGCCAGTGAGTGCAGCACATCGATCACGGACCTGAAAATAAAG GCACCGGTTGTTGAAAAGGTGCCACCAATTGTGGTCACTAAAACTGGCACAAATAAGACCACATCAAAGAGCGAATCGAGCAGTTCGAAGTTACCGTCGAAAAGAAGACTGGAATCGGACTCTGGCGAAGAATCGGCCTCTAAAGTTCCTAAGATACAGCGGCCAACGCTGTTAAGCAAAAACAAGACAATCAAAACGAATAAATTTGCCCATTTAGAAGGGGACGACGACGATCgcgatgatgatgaagagGACGATGATAGTGAAGAAGAAGAGGAAGAGGAGGAGGAGGAAGAAGAG GATGAGGAAGATGGATCCGGCACCGAAGACGAAACTGACGATGAGGATGTTGGCGAGGAAATTGAAGAGCCTGTTATGCACATTAAAGGTTTGGGCAGTGGGGCTGCTAACGAGGGAACATTTTTGGACCAGATGAATATGAATGAAGAAAGCGATGTGGGTGAAGCCATTGAAGAAGAAGTGATTTACGTTGTTGGAGATGGATCCGGTGCCGAAAATGAAGTTGGAAATCCAGAGAAAAAACCAGGCTCGGATAAaccaatgttttttttcggaCAGGCTGGTTGTCTAAAACTGAGTCCAATTAAACATCCGAATCTGCAAAAAGTGGATAACAACCTTGAAAATAGTGTGAAAACCAGTGACTTGTTTAACGACGTGTCAACGGTTGCTGATGGTGGACAGAGCAGTACAAGCATAAGTGAAACCCAACCTAATTCGCAAAGTGTAGCAAACGACGAATCGCCTATCCAGAAAACTAACGAAAATGACATCGACGTAGCCAAGACAAGTCAAGAATCGAACATTGAAAGTGACAACTCACGGGGAAACAATGCGGTATCCGAATTGATTAAAAGTGAAGAAAGTGAGATTCAAAATTCCAAAGTTCTTGATGTGCTAGAAGTTACGGACTCAAATATCGAAAAAGTTGAATCAAATGTTTCTACATCCAGTGAACATGAAGAACCAGTAGCTATGAACTCTGACAAAACAGAAGATATCCAACCGCTAGTTTGTGAGAAGAAAGATTTAGCTCTCGATAATATCGAACCAGTCGATCACGAGTCTACTACAATCGAAAGTTCCACTCCTGAAAATATCGAGGTTGGAGAAAAACAAGACTATGCCCCAGAAACCGAACATGCCGGGTCTCAGTCTACTACCGTTGAAAATTCCGATCCTCAGAATATCGAGCTGGCTGTCGGTGAGAAAGAAGACTGTGCTCCCGAAACTGAACTTGCCGGTGCTCAGACTACTACAGTCGAAAATTCTACTACTGAAATTATCGAGCCGGCTGTTGGAGAAAAAGAAGATTGTACACCCGAAATGGAACATGTCGATCCTCAGACTACTACAGTCGAACATTCTGCTCCTGAAAATACCGACCAAGCTGCTGGAGAAAAAGAAGACTGTGCAACCGAAATCGAACATGTAGGTCCTCAAACTACTACAGTCGAACATTCTTCTCCTGAAACTGTCGATCTGGCTGTTGGAGAAAAAGAAGACTGTGCCTCCGAAACCAAATACGTCGGCCCCCAGACTACTACAGTCGAAATTTCTACTTCTGAAAATATCGAGCTGGCTGTTGGAGAAAAAGGAGACGGTCCTACCAAAACAGAACTACCTACAATCAATGATAATACGCGCAGTGAGGACGTAGCTTCGTCATCAGACATTCCATCAAACGAGAGTATCGACGATTCTACGTTAGAAAATGCAATAACTGCAGATGACAAATCAGCCGAAACTCTTGAAACGTTGCCTCAACCTATTCAACTCAGCACTACCTCTCACGAAAGTATTCATCAAGACATTAGTGAAGCTTCATCCGAACAGACAGTTTGTCCGAAAAGTGACAACGCAAATCGACCTGATGAACCCATGGAGATAGATCGACCAACACCTTCAGAAGATATCGATAAACCATTGGGAACACCTGACACAATGCAGCAAAGTGAAGAcgttgaaaattcgaatattgAACCGAGTGAATCTGTTGAATCTAACGGTGCTACCAAGGACGTTGACGCTGTGCCTGAATCGAAGactgaaaacataattaaaaGTGAATGTGCTGTGAAATCGGATGAAACTTCAACTGTTTCAAACGATGATTTAGTGTGTGAAAGCGAGCCTACCTTAATCGAGGAAGATAGCAAAGTTGAATCATGTCCAACTGAGGGGGGCAATTCAGCAGATATGTTAACAGTGGAAGAAGGTGcaaatttgtcaacaattcAAACCACAACAGAAGTGAAAGAAGCTTCGGCTACTTCGGAAGACAATGTATGTACGAGCACTGCAGTGAATGAATCTTTCAGCACATCAGAACTGAAAGAAACTTCAAACACATCAGAAATTGGAACATCAGAAAACACCGTCGAGGATGAGGCTACAACTAAAGACAAAACTACTTCTTTGATCAATCCACCGGAGACACATTCATGTGATAGTAAAGTGGAGTCTTTAGTAATCGATTCCGGTAGTTGCAGTGAATATCTTTCCCCATCTGCGTCAGAGATGGTCAGTAAAGACAAGGAAGTTCATGCAAATCTAGACACAGCACCAGTACTCAGTCTGAACAAAGAACTGGAATACGAGCAACAAACGAGCCAAAGTAATACAGAAGCCGAAGACACACACTACAATACTCCGGCGCCGGAGAACTTCGCATCCTTAAATGTAACAGATCAATCGGATGAAATTGCTAGCGAACCGGTCATTGATCATTTAACGCCTGATGTCACGTCCATATCGACGCCATCATTCGATGACCAAGACAATCGAACAAATGACAGCTTACTGAACGATGAAAGTGAATCAATAGAAGCACCACcggacatttcaaacaaagaaattggaaaatttcaaattttcaatcggAAAGTCGCCGAGGATCCATTAAATGTAAAGCCTGAACAAAGTGATGAAGCACCGAAATTGCAATACGAAGGTAGTGAAGAAACCAAAACTCCTTTAGTGATTACACAGCCGGTTATGTCTGAAGTGCCTCCCGTTGTGAATATACCAGTGTCTACAGATTCGAACAAGGAGTCAAAGAGCAATGAAAcgacaacagcaacaacaactacAACGTCATCCAGCTTAATGCAGGACACAAGTGATAAAGTCGAACTGGCATCCCCTCCCCTAATAAAACCATCCATCGGTGAAATGGTCAACAGTAAACCAGAGCCACAATTTCCGATATCCTTCAAAAATACTCCAATTAATAATCGTAAACGACCTCTAacttcaaaaaatgatttcgatACGGACGAATCATCGTCCGAAACATCCAGCGAGGAGGTCGAAGTGAAGCGACAAAAAACAAAGCCAAAATTCAGTCATCTGGCGGCGAGAAAAAATGCTGAAATCAAAAGAAAGGCAACACAGATTGATTGCAGTACCGACGAGGACGAGCCAGTCAACAAAGTTCAACTGAAAATCATATCAACGGAATTGTCGAAAATTGAGAATGCTGCTAAACAGAAGAAAATGGTGAACGATAGGAGTCCACTTAAAATTGCTAAAGACAACGATCCAATAGCGGATTCCAAAGAAAGTGTGCCAGTAGCAgaaaacgaaacaattttccGAAATAACATGCTGGAGCCTATCTGTTTGACCACGTCCAAAATAGTTCCGGTGGTCGAATGTACTACAAATCAGATGACGGAAAAGAATTTTGTGCCTGAAGGTATAAAAGCGACAGCGTTCGTCGGAAATCCAAGTGTTTCCAAAACGCTAACCAGTACTTTGGACGTCGGAATTTCAATGGATGTTGAAGAATCAAAAGAGTTAATACAATCTCAAGATGAAATGGAGACGGTGGCCGATACGATAGAAGAAGCAAAACCTAAAGAAGCAGTTACGGCACTGGAGGAACTTAAAGGggcaaaaaatttgaagactGCAGACAAAAACGTTAAGGTTGAAGTTAAAAGTGAAAACGCAGTGACGGAAGCAATACTATCCGTGAAGGAAGACAAatcaaaaacagaaattcaATCTATACCAGTAACAAGTGACGTGAAACCTGCATGCAATGTAAATATGACCCAAGAAAATGAATCAAAAGCGAAGGCAAAATCTAACGACGAAACTCGTTCGAGTATCGGTCCTCAGAACGAAATAGCAACGAAAgcagaaacaacaacaaaacaggaAGTGCAGAAAGCTGTAGAAGTAAAATCAGAACAAAAAGCAGAAGTGAATGTGAACACCGTGAGTCGAGAAAAAGCAGAAACTAAGACCGAAGAACCAAATGTTTCGCAAGTGAAGACATTGCCGGAGCCTGAAATAACAATGGTCGAGACGAAACCATCGAGGCCGGGACCAAAGTCGAAGAAACCAGGTTTTGTTCCAACGAATGTCACGGTTAGTGCTCTGGACACCTCCCCAACTGTTGACATTCcgaaag acGACAATGTGAGTAAAAGTCAACCAGAACCAGTGCAAACAACTACAAGGAGCAGAACAACACGAGCCGTAGCTGCAAATCAGCCATCATCGGATTCAAGTGTACCTGAACCTACAACACAAAAACCTACACCAAAGGCTACGACACCTCCAACCACTAAACCAGTTCCAGCAAAACCGGCAAACGTCCAACCGAAGAAAACTGCGAAAGCTAAACCTCCACCCAAACCAAAAGCTCCGAAAAAACAAACTGCACCTCCAGCGCCCAAGAAAGAATCCAAACCCGCAACCACTGAAACATCAGCAACGAAGAAAGAAACACCAAGAAAGCGGACGCTTATGGGTTTAACTGTTGATGACAATGCAATTCTGGCAACAAATGACGGTGAGACACCGGTGCGGCAGTCTCGTCGAATagcacaaataaaaattaaagaagagGCAGAACGACGCAAAGAGGAAGAAATGGCTTTGAAGCAAATGAAAGCAGCGGCGTCCGAGAAGAAAAAGAAGGTGGTTGACGAAACGTACACTGTTAAATCGGAAAGTGATGCGTCTGAAGATGATTCCGagcaaaagttggaaatgaaaaagaagaacaaaaagaAAGTGAAAGGTGCAAATCCATGGCAAACTGATTCCGATCACGAGAGCGATGTCAGTGAAGAGGAACACTACGAGTCTGATCATAAACTGGTTTTTGACAAATCCGATCACGAATTTTCACCAGAGTCCGATATCGAGGACGAATCTCAGATTGTACAAACGAAACGAGCTAGAACTGCACAAAAGGACGATGAACATGAGATAATCGATGATGGGTATGCGTGTCAGAAATGTAACAAACACGATCACCCGGAATGGATTCTGCTATGTGACAAATGTGATAAAGGGTATCACTGTTCCTGTTTAGTTCCGATGCTCTTCATAATTCCGGAGGGAGATTGGTTCTGTCCACCATGTCAGCAGGATAAACTGATTGAAACGTTGGAAAGTCAACTACAGAATTTGGACAAAGAATTGAAGGTAAAAGAATTGGAGGAAATTAAACGACAGAGAGCTGCCTTCACCAGTATCAGTGTAGCGAATGTCGTTCCAGACGAACCGGATGATGAAGAGACAGAATATCAGAAACCAAAATCAGTTCGAAAACGACCAACTACGAATCGTCGTCGGCGTAGAAACAATGATAGATCGTCATCTGGATCTGGATCGTCTTCATCGAGTGAATCTAGTCGTAGCGGGAAAAGTGGCAGTAGTAGCAGTGCAACTAACAGCTCTGACGATGAACCGATTTATAAACTACGAAAACGTCGCCAAACCAACGTCAGCTATCGTTTTAATGAATACGACGATCTAATAAATTCTGcaatcaaaaaagaaatggaTACGGCAGAAGGTGCTGGTAATTTGGGTCGTGGCAAAGACATATCAACAATTATTGAAGCtgacaaagaagaaaaacgaatCAAGCAGATGGAAGAGGACGATGATGACGAAAATGAAGATGATGCAAAGGAATCGGAAACGAAGCCAGAAGATGCAGACGAAAGCAAAACAAAGTCTGAAAGTAATACGAAAGCTAGTGATAGTGACTCTGAGCCGATACGCAAGACACTCAAGCGTCCactgaataataaaatgaagaagaaacaCAGAAAATTGAATAGTTTGGATATCGAATCGGAAGACGATGGATCAGACGATGATTTTCGCACCAGTTCACTTTCCGATGATGAGGAAGATGAAAACTTTTCTGCCGAAAGTGAGAGCGACAGCTCTTTGgaaatttatcgaaacagGAAAAACAAGAAACATGAAACCAGACGATCGGTTCGATCACgaaaaaaacgattcgatgatGCCTTTATTAACGATTCGGATGGTGATGATTTGGATGAGCCGAAAGTAAcacgaaagaaaaagaaaatcgaagacTCGGATTTCTCcgatgaaaatgaaagtaCGGATGAGGATGCGGAAGAGGATGTGGATAGTGAAGATTTATGCGATAGTACGGACAGCAATGAAAGCGATCGTGGTTGGAGATCAAAGAAAGCAAAAAAGCCAAAGCCGAAAAAGCCGGTAACCGACAATAGCAGTGTATCTAAACCCGCACCCAAAAAGAAGGTGAAGAAAGTCGAGGACACCGCTTTCCGTGCTGGAATACCAAAATCAAAAGGAAAAAGTATTTCCGACGAATCAGATGATGAAGACGTTCAAGCGAAGAGCAGACGTACTCGTGGTAAAAAGTTGACGTACCTCAACTTATTGGACGAATTTGAAAGCTCAGATTCAGATGGAATAAAACCGGGAGTTAAACGACCTGATACTCCACCGGAAGAGAGAGCGGCTTTCATTAAGAAACAGGAAGAAATTAAGCGAATGCTCGCAGAGAAAAATACAGAGGCAGCAGCAGCATTAGCTGCTCCAAAATTGACAGGTTCAACTCCAGAAAAGATCCGTCGTCCTCCTGCTGGACCAGTTGACTCACTATCTACAATTCCACGGTCAATTATTCAAAATGCGAAGGCTCTCGATCCCGACTATAAAAAAGGGAAAGACAGTGATGATACTGATGGATTCGACGATGATCTACCAGACGATTTCGATGCCGAGGGAATGGACGAGGATGAAATCGCAAAAATGATGGAAGAAGAAGATTTTGCACAGCAACAACTAAAGGCAGTTGGTGAAAgagtaagaaaaatgaaagagGCAGAATTATTgttgaataagaaaaaagaGGCTGCTAAAGCGTCTGAACCTGCTGTAATAACTCCAACTGTTCCTGTAACAGTTCCTGCAGGACCAGTCAATATTCCTGCTCATTTAGCTTCTCCACCATCTTTAGTTGTATCGCCGTCATCATTTTCCCCACGACCATCTATGCCAATGCCTCATATAATTCGTCCGCCACATTCTTCACCACTATCTCCTGGCAACGTTCAACACATGCAGCCTCATCCAGTGCATCACCCACAACATTCACCTCACGGATCTCAGCATTTACCGATGCATCCACATTTGCCTCCACACGGACCACATGCGCCACATCTTATTACCTCGCTGAATCAACCCCATCCTTCGCATCAAATGGTCCGGGGTCCACCACATCATTTGTTGCATCCGAGTCAACATCCAATGCAGCATTTCAATCCGCTACAGCGTCATCCGATGCAGTTAACACAACCACCACATATTTCACCAAATTCGCAGCAATCGCATATGCCACACCGTCCAATGCATCCATCGATACGTTCGCATCACCCATTGCAAATGCATCCGTCTCAGATGCAATCACATCCACCGCCGTCTATGGTCGTTGACTATCCTGGTGATTCAAAAATGATGAAGCTCACGAAATCTGGCGTGGAACCGAAGAAACGAGGACGaaaatcaaaagccgaattaCAAGCCATCGAACAAGCAAAAGGAATTTCAGCTCCCGATCCTTCAACATCGATAGGATCGTCGTTATTACAGCATCCGACTCACGCTCCAGGTCAAGAGCCAATAATTCCGACTACAGTCTTAGCGGTCCAAAACACACGACTAATAGATCCATCTGAATTGGGTCCACCAGGTGCCGGTGCATCGGAGGTTAAAAAACGCGGAAGAAGAAAGAAGTTTACTCCGCTCAGAGAATCTTTGAATAAATCTGCTCCAGAGCCCCCGATTGGACTTGAACCGAAAACAAACCCGATACTTGCAGAACGACTGGGAATGCAAG ATATTAGAAGTAACTTGTCTATTGCAACGCCCCCACAACTGTTTTCGCCGAGTGCAGTTAGTCAGCCTTCTGTAATTACCAGATTGCCTCGTCCACCACTTGGATCACCTTATGGCCCTGGAG GTCCTGCCCAACAACGATTCTATCCTCCGCAAGCAGGCCAACCTCCAGTGAGTATAGCACAAAGTACAAGAATA